The Dasypus novemcinctus isolate mDasNov1 chromosome 2, mDasNov1.1.hap2, whole genome shotgun sequence genome includes a region encoding these proteins:
- the F2RL1 gene encoding proteinase-activated receptor 2: MRGGSAAWLLRAAILLAAAASCFCTTRGVNGTSKGRSLIGVNNGPPQATGRGITVDPGFSVDNFSASVLTGKLTTVFLPVVYTIVFVVGLPSNGMALWVFLFRTQKKHPAVIYMANLALADLLSVIWFPLKIAYHIHGNNWTYGRAMCKVLVSFFFGNMYCSILFMTCLSVQRYWVIVKPMVLPMRKANVALGVSLGVWLLILLVTIPLYVVEQTVYIPALNITTCHDVLPKEVLVGDMFNYFLSLAIGVFLFPALLTASVYVLMIRTLRSSAMDENSVKKRQRAIKLIVTVLAMYLICFTPSNLLLVVHYFLIKSQGQSYIYALYIIALCLSTLNSCIDPFVYYFVSKDFRDHAKNALLCRSVRTVQRMQVTLTSRKTSGKSSSYSSSLISVKTSY; the protein is encoded by the coding sequence GAGTCAATGGGACTTCTAAAGGAAGAAGTCTTATTGGTGTAAATAATGGCCCACCGCAAGCCACTGGAAGAGGAATTACAGTGGACCCAGGCTTCTCCGTGGATAACTTTTCTGCCTCCGTCCTCACCGGGAAGCTGACGACTGTCTTCCTGCCGGTTGTCTACACAATTGTGTTTGTGGTTGGTCTGCCAAGTAATGGCATGGCCCTGTGGGTCTTTCTTTTCCGAACGCAGAAGAAGCACCCCGCCGTGATTTACATGGCCAACCTGGCCCTGGCCGACCTCCTCTCTGTCATCTGGTTCCCCTTGAAGATCGCCTACCACATTCATGGCAACAACTGGACTTACGGGAGAGCTATGTGCAAGGTGCTGGTTAGCTTTTTCTTTGGCAACATGTACTGCTCCATCCTCTTCATGACCTGCCTCAGCGTGCAGAGGTACTGGGTCATCGTGAAGCCCATGGTGCTGCCCATGAGGAAGGCCAACGTGGCCCTCGGTGTCTCCCTGGGCGTGTGGCTGCTGATTCTGCTGGTGACCATCCCCCTGTACGTCGTGGAGCAGACCGTCTACATTCCAGCCCTTAACATCACCACCTGCCATGATGTTTTGCCTAAGGAGGTGTTGGTGGGGGACATGTTCAATTACTTCCTCTCTCTGGCCATTGGAGTCTTTCTGTTCCCAGCCCTCCTCACGGCCTCTGTCTACGTGCTGATGATCAGAACGCTCCGATCTTCTGCCATGGATGAAAACTCAGTAAAGAAGAGGCAGAGAGCCATCAAGCTCATTGTCACTGTCCTGGCCATGTACCTGATCTGCTTCACTCCTAGCAATCTTCTCCTGGTCGTGCATTATTTCCTGATTAAAAGCCAGGGACAGAGCTATATCTATGCCCTGTACATCATCGCCCTCTGCCTCTCCACCCTCAACAGCTGCATCGACCCCTTTGTCTATTACTTTGTCTCAAAAGACTTCAGGGATCACGCAAAGAATGCTCTCCTTTGCCGAAGCGTCCGCACTGTACAGCGGATGCAAGTAACCCTCACCTCAAGGAAGACCTCTGGGAAATCCAGCTCTTATTCTTCGAGTTTAATCAGTGTTAAAACCTCCTATTGA